A segment of the Nitrospina gracilis 3/211 genome:
CATTCAGGTTGGTGTGTTCCCACGTGAACGGAATGATCGAAACCGAAAATCCGTTGTCGCGGCAATCGAAGACCGTGAGGCTGATGCCGTCCACCGCCGCCGATCCCTTTTCGATGACGAACGGCGCGAGTTCCGGCGGATGCTCGAAGCGAATGCGCACTTCGCCGGGGTTTTCGTCGATACCGGCAACGGTGCCGACCTGATCGACATGGCCGCTCACAAAATGGCCGCTCATTTTTTTGTTTGGTGTCAGCGCCTTTTCCAGGTTGATGCGCGCGCCTTCAACTGATTGTTTGAAGCTGGTGCGGCTCAAGGTCTCCGTGGACAAATCGACGGCGAAACCGGTCTCTATGATTTCCGCGACGGTCAGGCAAACACCGTTGCAGGCGATGCTCTCGCCCAGTTCGAACCCGCGGAAGCTCTCCGGCGTCTCGATGAGGAGACGCGCTTTCTCCGCGCCATGTTCAATGTGCGAAACCGTGCCCAGCGCTTCGATGATTCCGGTAAACATGATTACAGATATCCTTCCACCATCCAGTCCCGTCCCACCGGTGTGAGCGTGGGTTTCTGGATGTGCATGGCGTCCTTGAGTTTCTGGATGCCCGGTCCGCCGATCACGCTGACCGCCCCATTGCCACCGATCAACAACGGAGCAACAAAGAACAACACCTTGTCGACGATGCGGGCTTTCAATGCGGCGGCATTCAAACGCGACCCGCCTTCAATCAACACATGCGTCAGGCCGTTCTCCGCCAGTCGGCGCATGACGCGTTTGAGCGACACGCCTTCCCTCCCCGCGCGTTCGGTCCATACCTCAACGCCCGCTTTCTCCAGTTTGCGGAGGCGCGCCACCGGGGCAAGCCGGGTGGTGACATAAATCACGCGGTCGCGGTCCGTGTTCTCAAACACCCGCGCCTTCATGGGAACCAATCCCTGCGAATCCAGCACCACGCGGACGGGGTTGCGTCCGGCACGTTTGCCGAGACGTGTGGTCAGTTGCGGGTCATCCTTTAGCACGGTCCCGGAACCGGCAACGATGGCATCGACGCGGTTGCGCAGCTGGTGCACCACCTTCCGCGCTTCGGGTCCGGTGATCCATTTCGAGTCGCCGCTGTTGGTGGCGATCTTTCCGTCAAGCGACACCGCCGCTTTCAGTGTGACAAAGGGCAGGCCGGTGCGGATGTATTTCACAAACACTTCGTTCTGCCGCTCGCATTCCTTGCGCAGGATCCCTGTAGTCACTTCGATCCCGGCATTTTTGAGCCGACGCGATCCCTTGCCCTTGACCAGCGGATTGGGGTCCTGCATGCCGACGAAAACACGGCGGATGCCCGCGGCAATCACCGCTTCCGTACAGGGCGGCGTTCTGCCCTGATGGCAACAGGGTTCGAGGGTGACGATCATATCCGCACCACGTGCCCTGTTGCCAGCTTTTTTAAGAGCCTCGATCTCGGCATGGGGTTTGCCTGCGCAATGGTGAAAACCCTCTCCCACCACGGTGTCCCCGCGAACGATCACAGCACCAACCAGAGGGTTGGGCGAAGTACGCCCTTCCGCACGGGCCGCCAGGGCCAGGGCACGTCGCATCCAATGTTGCTGGGTTTCCCGGTCCATTCTCCCGTTCCTGCACAAGCCCAGATCGAAAGGTCCACCCTCATTTCTCAGGATGCCTGACTGTAGCAGAGTGGTCCCCGCTTGTCAAAGCTAACTGCTTGACAAAAAACGGGTTTTGGATTGAATGGGGAACGGGGCGGCCACGATCAGCGGTTCAACAGGTTGACCATGCGTTTACGGATACTGCCGCGCTGGTAAACGATTTCAATCCTGCGGTTGATAGCGCGGTTCTTGGCACTGGTATTAGGGACTTTTGGGCGGTACTCGGCGAAGCCTTCCACGGACAATTTTTCAGGAGGGAACCCCTCGGCGATGAGCATGCGGGCCACCTCCGCCGCCCGGCCGGAAGACAATTCCCAGTTCGAGGGAAAGCGGTCGGTGCGGATCGGCGTGTCGTCGGTGTGGCCTTCGATCTTGACATCGTAGTTGAATTGTTTGAGGAGGTCGAACACGTCTTTAAGCGTCTCGCGTCCTTTATATGTCATGCGTGCCTTGCCCGGCGGAAACAGCACCACATCCGAAATGGTGATGATGGCCCCACGCTCTCCCTGAGAGACCTGCACCTGCCCGGAGAGTTTGTTTTTGTAAATAAAGTCTTCCACCTCGGAAGTGATTTCCTTGATCTCTTTCGACACCATCGCCCCGACTTCATCCACAGCGTGAATGGTTTGGTCGTCCATCTGGGCCGTGGCCAGGTCTTTGATGACGTCCAGTCCTTCACGGGTCCCCAATTCCGGCAACTGCTCCGTACCCAGCGCACTGCGCAGGGACTCGCGAATCTGTCTGAATTTTTCTTCCTCGATGGAGCCCATGGCATAGAGCAGGATGAAAAAGACCATGAGCAGGGTCACCATGTCGGCGAAGGTGATGACCCAGGGAGCGACTCCCGTGGTTTCTTCCATGACCTCTTCTTCATCGTCGAGATGGAGGTCGGGGGTGGGTGGTTGACCGGAGGGTTTGGTTCCCATAACCTTACCTCACTTTGCGGGCCGGGGGGTGGCTCCCGGTGCCTGCCCCGGAGGGCGGGCCGGGCCTCTCGCGGCGCCCGCTTTCTTGGGCGTACCTTTGCGCGCTTCTTCTTCCACTTCTTTCTTGATCTTCTTGCCCGCAGCGTTGTCGATGTAGTTTTCCAAAGTCTCCTTCATGAACCGCGGGTTGACTCCCTTGCGTATATAAGTGATGCCTTCCAGCACCAGGTTCATCTCAAGGGTCTCCGCGGCACTTCGCCGTTTCAATTTCACCGCCATGGGAAGGAAAACGAGGTTGGCCAGCAACGCACCGTAAAAAGTGGTGATGAGTGCCACAGCCATGCGCGGGCCCACGGTGCTTACATCCTCCAGAGAGGCCAGCATCTGAATGAGGCCGATGAGCGTCCCCACCATTCCAAAGGCGGGTGCGAATTTACCCATGTCGTTCAAGATTTCCCAGCCATCCTTGTGCGACTGCTGGATCTGTTTGATCTCCCGCTTCATCAGGGTCACCACCGTATGTTCGTCCTTGCCGTCCACGGTCAGGCGGAGCCCTTTTTTCAGGAAATCGTTTTCGATCATGTTGAGCTTCGACTCGATTGCCAGCACCCCGCCCTTTCGCGCAATACTGCAGATCGAAACCATCGTGTCCATCAATTCATATAAATCCGACTTGCGGGTGATGAACACACGAATAAAATGACCCAGCATGCGGAACAGCTCGTTGACCGGATACGCAACCAGCGTGGCGGCAAAGGTGCCTCCGAGAACAATCATCACCGAAGGCGCGCTGACAAAAAGGTCCAATCCGCTGTTTTGCAGAATGGACACCAGGATCAGCCCAATGCCGATGAAAATTCCGAGTAAGGTCGCAATATCCATAAACTAAACTTTTCTGACTTTAATGGTGCTGACGATGGGATCGAGGTTGTTGAACCGTAGCACGTTGCTCAACGTGCTTTTGTCGATCATGGCTCCCTTGCGCAACACGCTGGTACCGGACCGGGAGTACAAATCCGCCGCCAGTTGCATGCCTTCCTGAAGAGTAAAAACGGTGCACTCAATGGTGTCGATATCTTTAAAAAGAGAGGAGTGAACGAACTCTCCCAGCAATGAAACGATCTCTTCATCGTAACGGGTCCCCTTCTCCTTTTCCAGTAATTTCATGACAGCAGCGGGGGATTCACCGGGGTGACTGACACGTGCATGATCGTAGAAACTGGCGGCGGAAACAATCCGAGATCCTATAGGGATCATTTCTCCACTCAGTCCTTCCGGTATTCCCGAGCCATCCACGTTCTCATACAAATGGCGGATGATTTGAGCGGTCGGATCGAATCCTGGAAACTGGCGCAACAGCATCTCAGCCAGATGAGTGTGGTGAACCCTTGGTGGGCCGGAAGGGTTTTCCTTTTTTGCATGACCGTTGCCGTTGGCGGGCTGGCTTACGATTCCAAGTTCATGCAGGCGGGCCGCGGTGCGTATGTGTTGAATCTGGTGGGGGGACATTTGAAGTTTTTGCGCAACAAAATCGGACATCTTTTCCACTCTCTGCGGATGCCCTCTGTGGCTGGCCTGGTGAAGCTCGATGATGTTGGTCAGCATATTGACCGTAGCGCGGAAGGTACGAATCAGGTCCTCATTCAACGCCTCGATCTGTTCGTTTTTGGCTTCGAGTTGCAGGTTCTTCCTGGAGGCTTCCTTCAAATCCGCTTGCAGCCGTTTATTTTCATTTTGCAACCCCCGCCCGATCCCGATGATCTTTTTCTGGTATTCCTTTGCCTCCAAAACTGTTTTTCCAACTGCTGGTTTTTGTCCTGAAGCTGGCGGCTCACGGTGAGCATCCGCAAAACATAGTTCACGAAAAAATGGACCTCATGGGCCTTCAGGGGTTTCGGTAAAAACGCCTCCGCTCCCACTTTTTGCGCCCCCTGTGTCAGTTCCAGGATTTCTTGTTCCGCGCACCCGGACATCAATACCGCGACGGCGTGCAATCCGAACTGTCGGATGCGGCGGATGACTTCAAATCCATCGGGACCAGGCATGCGCAGGTCGCAGAAAATGAGATCCGGTTTCCACGCCAGTGCTTTTTGCACACCCTCTTCCCCGGACATGGCTTTTTGAACTTGTACTTGTGCCTGTGCGATTGCTTCCTTCAGGTAAGCTTCCACAAGGGCGGATACCGTGGCGTCGTCATCGATCACCAGTAATTTTTTTGCCAGTTCAGTGTTCATTAAACAGAGGCCGCAGGGTCAATGGGTAGAAGGGTCACTTCTATAGATTGACGGATATATGGGTCGATTAGAATACCGGGCCCGGTTTCCCCTGCCTACCGAGACGGGTTTCCACATAACCTAACGGCGTCAACCGCCTATTCTTTAAAAGTTATATGATGAAAATTCAGAAAGAAATGCGTCTCGTCCGGGGAAGCGCAGGCTTTATAAGGTATTGTACGAATTACAATCTAAAACCAACCCGGGGGGTGAAATCAGGGGGACAGGGAGGGAAGTTTGGTAAAGAGAGCCTGAAAGGGAGCGGTCATTCCTCGTCCTCGTCTTCTTCGTCGATTTCGGTAAAAGGAAGCGAGGTGCAGCGAAAGCCCACGGCGGGATAAATATCAGCGGGGTCGAAAGAGTTACGAAAGGTGCATTTGGCCTGCACCATGTAATTCAGCCAGGAGCCGCCACGCACGATTTTCTGTGTGGTGAATTTGGAGGAATGAAACTGCACGCACCATTCCCACACGTTGCCTGCCATGTCGTAGCAACCGTAGGGAGAGCTCCCCTCCTCGTATTGAGTCACCGGCGTGGTGCGCCCCACCACAAAGTCGGCGGTGTTGCAGTACCCCTCCTGATACCCCATCGCTTCTCCCCAGGGGTAATCGAGGCCGTTGGGTCCGCGGGACGCCTTCTCCCATTCCTTTTCGGTGGGAAGGCGCATGCCGAGCCACAGGGCGAACATGGTCGCCTCGTAATAATTGATGCCGATGGCAGGCTGATCGTCGTCCAGAGAATAGGCGGGGAACCGCGGAACGAAGTTGGGATCGAATTGACGGAACAGGGCGTTGGTGACAGGGTATTTCATGAGGGCATACTCGCGCATGCCGATGCGGTCTTCGTCGTCGCGTTCGTCCTGGTAAATGAACGGACCCGCAGGCACGGTCACACACTCACTCCACTTCTGGACCACATTACGGTCCACTATTTGGGGGTCCTTCGATTCGGCAAAGTACGTTTTCAGCTCCGGGAGCAAGCGGACGCGTTCCCAATCCTGTGCATCGACCACTTCGCCCAACGCAATGCCGTGCAGGGAGCACACCAGTTCCAGCACGCTGAACAAGATGCGGGAATCGCGCCGGTCTCGTTGCAACAATCGATCGAGCACCGGCCGCAGGGAATCCGCGCCGTAAGCGTCCACAACCTGTTCCACACGCACCACACGGTTTTTCGCAAACTGCGGGTACGTCTCCCGGCACTGGTACTTCAACAACTGATTCACGAGAAGAAGCCGCGACTCGGAGATGCCTTCGATTTCCGGAAGCACCTGCCCGGCCAGAAACACCGCACCGTGCTCGATGAGCAGGTCGATCAACTCGTCGGTGCCTTCTTTCAACTCGCCACCAAAAAACTGAAACACGTCGTACCATTTAGGGTCGCGGCAGCGTTCTTTCACCAGGTCCCGCCAGTCGGGAAGTTCGGCCAGTTTGCGCCCGGAAAAGTATTCCTGCAACGAAGGATGCCGGAATTCCCACCGCTTGTGGTTCCAGGCCAGCAGACCGTCAAACCCGGGCAGGATATCGTCCTCTTCCAGCAAAACGTTGCGCGCGGGGGCGCAGTCTGAAAGCAGTGCCTTGTCGAATCCCGTGTTCACCGTCTCCTGCCGCTGGTTTTTGCCTTCCTTAATCAGGCGATACGATACCTGCTCCAACTGCCGGAACGCATCTTCAATCCATTCTTTACCTTTCTTCGGAAACCGGCTTTTCAAATGTTGTGTGGTCCAGTAGCGGTACACCTGCGAGCGGTTTCTTACTCCGGCGGACTCATCCGACGCAGCCTCTTTCACCATGTGCAGGACATAAGGCACCTGCAGTGTTTCCGGAAAATACAAAGCCAGGTGTCCCAGATTCTCTTTCCACATCGATTCCGGAAGAAAACCTTTCCGCTGTTTTTCCTCCACCGGCTGGATGCGGACCCGGAAACTTGCGTCCTGGCCGCGCCGCACGATGGAAGTCGTGGCCAGCGGACCGAACCCCACCGGCCGCGTGGCGATCAGAATGAAATTGTCCTTAAGCGCGTCGCCATCGACGATCACATCCATGTAAAACCGGAAGCGGTCTTCAGGAAGCATCTGCTCGAAGCCGTCCAGCAGAAACAGAATCTGTCCCGTCCACACCAGCCGTTCCACGGTGCGGCCCAGAAGCTCCTCCTTGATGACAAGGTCTTCCTGTTCATCCTGTTCGCGCAGAACGACATCCATCACCTCGCGGTAGAACATCGGGTAAAACTGCCCGAACCCGCTCCCGTCCGGCAAACGCGCCAAGTCACAGATCACCGGCACGGGGTATTCCTCCGGCGTTTCCGCTTTCAGCATGCGTTCCTGGTACACTTTCAGGAAGGTGGATTTTCCCATGCCCGAAGGGGCTTCCAGGAAAACCTTGGTCGGGGAGACGTCCAGCAGGTTCTCGGTGATCTCGCGCGGCGTGGGGAACACCTGCTCGTGCAGGCTCTGGCGAAAGCGCACGGGATTGTTGTCGAGCAACACGGGTTCGATGAAGCGGTCGGCTTCCCGCCCTTCTCCCAGGATGCCGTTCAACTCTTCGCTTACCTGACGCAGCATCTGCCTGCGGTACACCTCGATCACCCACTCGGGTGATTCTTCGGGACGCGCGCTGGCTTTCGGCGCTTCGCTTTCGGGGCGAAGTATGGGTGTGTCTTCACTTTCACTCAAGGCGGTTTTCCCATATAATCGGTGGAACCTTCTCATTGTATCTGAATCGTCCCTGAAAGCGTAGCATACAGGAATCCGGCCATCCGGTTCAAACCGCCATGATCCCACTCCACGACGAAAACCCGACCCGCACCTTTCCTATCTTCACCATCGGCCTCATCGCCGCCAATACTCTGGTATTTTTCTGGGAGTTGTCGCTCGCCCGGGAGGGGACACAATTCATAACCGAATACGGGCTGGTACCGTACCAGTTGACAAACCGGCCGCTGGAGAATTACCCAAACATTTTTTCATCGATGTTCATGCATGCCGGCCTGGGGCACTTGGCGGGAAACATGCTGTACCTGTGGATCTTCGGCAATAATATTGAAGACCAGCTGGGAAAACTGAGGTTCGTTCTTTTTTACCTGACCTGCGGGGCGCTGGCGGCGGCGGCACATGTTTCCGCCGAATTGGACTCAACCATTCCCATGGTGGGTGCCAGCGGAGCCATCTCTGGAATCCTCGGCGCGTACCTGATGCTGTTTCCCTTTTCCCGCGTAAAGACGCTGGTATTCCTGGGGTTCTTCATCACCATCGTGCGCATCCCGGCAATCTTTCTGTTGCTGCTGTGGATTGGGTTGCAGGTGTTGAACAACATGGCGGCCGGACCGGACGGTGGAGGCGTGGCGTGGCTCGCACACATCGGCGGGTTCATCGTCGGAGCGGTGCTCATCCATCCCTTCCGAATGAGCGCCCGCACCGGATGAACCTCCGGATCAAAATGTCATCAACGAATAAAACAATATCGACGCAAGCACCGCAAACAAAACAAGGATCGCACCGAACATCCAGTTGGGCACACGGGGGTAATGCGCTCCGCTCGCTCCGTACGGAGCACCGCAGTACGGGCAAATCTGGAAACCATCTTCAAATTCTTTTTGACACTGGTGGCACTGTATAAAAGTCACGTTCCCTTCCTTCGTCACACTCTTCCATCCCTCAGGCAGGGCGCCTGAATTAATACCGATTCTCGGGGATTATTTTAACCCGATTAAGTGCAAACGTAGAAGGTTCAATGCGGCTTGTGCGGCACGTTCTTTATTTCGCAAGCGGTCTTGCGGAAATACAAATTTCTGACATGAGGTAAGCGTTTTACCCGCGACGGCGATATAGGTGAGACCCACGGGTTTGGTTGCCGTACCGCCATCCGGACCGGCGATCCCCGTCACCGACACCGCCCAGTCCGTGCCGGCACATTGGCGGGCTCCTTCCGCCATGGCACGCGCAACCTCTTCACTGACGGCACCATGGCGTTCCACCAGGGCGGCATCCACACCCAGGCTTTTGACCTTCGCCTCGTTGCTGTACGTCAACCATCCCTGCAAAAAATAACGGGAACTGCCGGGAATATTTGTCAGACGATGACCGATCAATCCGCCTGTGCAGGACTCCGCAACAGCGACGGTTTCGCCCCGATCGACCAAAAGTTGCCCCAGCACACTTTCCATTGTTTGTTCATCCCGGGCGTAGATATATGAGGAAAGGACCTTCTCCAAAAGCGTTTCCGCCTGTTCGATTTTGGCGGAGGTTTCCTCTACATTTTCACCGTAAGCGGTGAGATGGATGCGCACACCGAGGTGGGAGGGTAACGACGCCACCTGCACCAGGTTCTCCAACTCGTCAACAGGCCCGAACATTTCCCACAGGGCGGACTCGACCAGGCCCGTGGTCCACAACATGCGTTGTTGCAGGCACAGGTTGCCGGCGGGGGCGACATCGGGAAGAATGTACTGCCGGGTCAAGTGCTCGGCCTCGCGTGGCACCCCGGGAAGAACATAGACGCGCTGCTCTCCGCGCTCGAACATCAATCCGGGCGCGGTGCCCTGGTCGTTGTACAGCGGACGTCCGTCCTTCGGAACCTCCGCCTGGCGAAGCGCCGCATCGGGAACCGGCCTTTGCCGCTTTTCAAAGAATACGCGGATCATCTCCTCCACTTTCGGGTCCCGCACCAGCGGAGTTCCAAAGTAATCGGCCAGCACGTCCTTGGTGATGTCATCGTGCGTCGCCCCGAGGCCGCCGGTCACGATAACCAAATCGACCCGTGAAAGAGCCTGGTCCAGTGCCGAACGGATCGCGTCGGCGTCGTCGCCTACGACGGAAATGCGTCCCACCTGCAATCCGTGCATGCGCAACTGGCCACAAATGAAGGTCGAGTTGGTGTCTGAAACAAGGCCATTCAGCAATTCGTTGCCAACGGCGACGATTTCGGCCTGGGGTATATCGTATTTATTCTTCATGGAATCGATAACACTTGCCGGAGCACCCGGGGCCGGGGTCCGGTTTTTCGCGAAATCCTGCTTGTATTGAACCGGGGCGATCAAGTAGGCTTGATTGGACCACATTCGCCGGCGAAACTCAACGACGAGCCCCGGCCCTGCCCTCTTCCATTGGCATTATGAACGATATCGAACGGCTTTTGAACGACCTGAAAAAAGTGGACCCGAAGATCCGCAAACAGGCCACGCAATCCCTCTGGATGCGCTGGTACCAGGAGTGTGGTGAGGCGGCGGAGAGAAAGCTCTATGCAGGCATCCGCTTCATGGATTTGGGAGAACTTTCGCGGGCCCGCCTTCACTTTGCGGACCTGGTCGATCAGTTTCCCGAGTATACAGAAGCCCACAACAAGCTCGCCACGGTGCTTTACCTGGAAGGAAACTACGAAGCAGCCATAGCCGAATGCCGGAAGGTGGTTGAAAGAATCCCGCATCACTTCGGGGCCTGGAACGGAATGGGCATGTGCCTGTTTCACCTTGGCCGCCTCAACGAAGCCATTCACAGCTTTCAGAAAGCGCTGGAAATCCAGCCCTACGCCGAGGACAACCGCCACTACATCGGCCTCTGCCGCGGCAAGTTGAATTGAACCGCGAAGTGTTTTAGTCTTTTAAACAACCGATTGACACCGCCTCCCTGGGAACATCATTTCCAAAGCGCAGTGCTTTCCATCACGATCAACACCATCGTAAGGAGTTGCCTTGTTCGGATTTCGCGCCCGCTGGTCCGAGGACACCAGCGCCGGGTTGGATGCGGAAACGCGCACCCGCCGGACGTTTCGTCTCGATCTCGCCCGCGGTGTGTGCCGCGGCATCCTGACCTCCGGCACGCAGACGTTTGGGCTGTTCATCGCCATCCGCGTGTTTCAGGCGGGAGACATGTCCAAGGCATTGATCGGTTCCGCCCCGTTCATCGGCATGCTGGTGTCCCTGCTTCTCGTCCATTACGCTTCAAAATCGGGGTTCCGCAAATCCGTACTGGGCGCGCTTCCCGCCGCCGTGTGCGGCGTGCTGCTGTTCGCAGCGGCATTCGCCAACACGCTGACCACCTACACCGTGTGCCTGGTGCTGGCGTTCATGGCGCTCACCAGCCTGGTGCCGTTTCTCACCGCAATCTACAACGACAACTATCCGGAAGACCAACGCGGCAAATACTTTTCCCGCTCGGTGCTGGCGCTGGTGCTGGTTTCTGTGATTGCGGGGTTCCTGGGATCCGCCGCCATGGATGCGGACCTCGACAACTACCGCTGGATTCTGGTCACTCTGGGGATGGCCGCCCTTGGCAAGGCCTGCGTGGTGTACGCCATGCCCTCCGGCATCATCGAAAACGGCGAGCATAAAAACCCGCTCGGCAACCTGAAGCTGGTTTTTGAGGACCGCAACTTCGGCTATGTTCTTTTGACGTGGTTCATCATGGGTTTCGCCAACCTGTGGACCCTGCCGCTCCGCGTGGATTACATCACCTCCAGCAAGTACGGCATCGAGGGTTCCGCGTTGTTCGTGGCGCTCATCATCACCGTCATCCCGGACCTCATGCGCGCTCTGTCCACGCCGTTTCTGGCGCGGCTGTTCGACAAGATGAATTTCATCGTCCTGCGCATGATTTTGAACTTGCTGTTCGCCATTGGCGTGGGCCTGTTTTTCCTGACGAAGGACCCTTACCTCATCGCCACCGCCTCGGCGTTCATCGGCATGGCTTTCGGCGGCGGCGCCATTGCGTGGAGCCTGTGGGTCACCAAATACGCCCCGCCTGGGAAAGTAGCGGCGTACATGTCGGTCCACGTCGGGCTCACCGGCGTGCGCGGCACCATCGGCCCGATGCTCGGGTTCTGGATGGTGAACCAGGTCGGTCCCGTGAACATCGGCCTCATTTCGTTCAGCATGATGATCATCGCCACCGTCATGCTGATCCCGGAGATCAAGCACGGCAGGCGCAAGCGCGGGCCCATTCCGGCGGAGGATTTCGAGCCCATCGAGCCGAAATGAACCGTTTCTCCCGGCCCTCTTGAACTGCCATGGGAATCTTGCTATAAACGCAGGACTTCGATTTAAATTTCCGCGCCCGTTCCGTTGAAGGATCAGACCAAGCAGGTCGAACGCAAAAACAATAACCTCAAGACACCGTATGGCGAATCGTCTTCAAGTTGACCCGCAGTTTCCGCAGACGCTTCAGGCGGTGATCACACCCATCAAACGGTCACTGGCGGAGGGCGGCTCGATCGCATTCCCGACCGACACGTTTTATGGATTGGGAGTGGACCCCGCCAACGCCGAGGCGGTGGAAAAGATTTTCACCATCAAGGAACGTCCGGCGGACAAACCCATTCTGGTCCTCATCGACGACCGGGAACAGTTGAAGGACTGGGCGGCGAAGGTGCCGGAACTTGCGGTGAAAGCAATGGATGCGTTCTGGCCCGGCCCTCTGACCCTGCTGTTTCCGGCGCGCGACGACATTCCCAAAGCCCTGACGGCGGGAACGGGGAAGATCGGTATCCGGCTGCCGGACTCGGCGATTGCGCGGCAACTGGTACGCGACCTGGGTCACGCCCTCACCGCCCCCAGCGCCAA
Coding sequences within it:
- a CDS encoding response regulator, which produces MNTELAKKLLVIDDDATVSALVEAYLKEAIAQAQVQVQKAMSGEEGVQKALAWKPDLIFCDLRMPGPDGFEVIRRIRQFGLHAVAVLMSGCAEQEILELTQGAQKVGAEAFLPKPLKAHEVHFFVNYVLRMLTVSRQLQDKNQQLEKQFWRQRNTRKRSSGSGGGCKMKINGCKRI
- a CDS encoding riboflavin synthase encodes the protein MFTGIIEALGTVSHIEHGAEKARLLIETPESFRGFELGESIACNGVCLTVAEIIETGFAVDLSTETLSRTSFKQSVEGARINLEKALTPNKKMSGHFVSGHVDQVGTVAGIDENPGEVRIRFEHPPELAPFVIEKGSAAVDGISLTVFDCRDNGFSVSIIPFTWEHTNLNERKIGDGVNIECDMIGKYVLKACESLFGGPIRGGNLTQEFLKQHGFV
- a CDS encoding motility protein A → MDIATLLGIFIGIGLILVSILQNSGLDLFVSAPSVMIVLGGTFAATLVAYPVNELFRMLGHFIRVFITRKSDLYELMDTMVSICSIARKGGVLAIESKLNMIENDFLKKGLRLTVDGKDEHTVVTLMKREIKQIQQSHKDGWEILNDMGKFAPAFGMVGTLIGLIQMLASLEDVSTVGPRMAVALITTFYGALLANLVFLPMAVKLKRRSAAETLEMNLVLEGITYIRKGVNPRFMKETLENYIDNAAGKKIKKEVEEEARKGTPKKAGAARGPARPPGQAPGATPRPAK
- the ribD gene encoding bifunctional diaminohydroxyphosphoribosylaminopyrimidine deaminase/5-amino-6-(5-phosphoribosylamino)uracil reductase RibD, with product MDRETQQHWMRRALALAARAEGRTSPNPLVGAVIVRGDTVVGEGFHHCAGKPHAEIEALKKAGNRARGADMIVTLEPCCHQGRTPPCTEAVIAAGIRRVFVGMQDPNPLVKGKGSRRLKNAGIEVTTGILRKECERQNEVFVKYIRTGLPFVTLKAAVSLDGKIATNSGDSKWITGPEARKVVHQLRNRVDAIVAGSGTVLKDDPQLTTRLGKRAGRNPVRVVLDSQGLVPMKARVFENTDRDRVIYVTTRLAPVARLRKLEKAGVEVWTERAGREGVSLKRVMRRLAENGLTHVLIEGGSRLNAAALKARIVDKVLFFVAPLLIGGNGAVSVIGGPGIQKLKDAMHIQKPTLTPVGRDWMVEGYL
- a CDS encoding OmpA/MotB family protein, producing MGTKPSGQPPTPDLHLDDEEEVMEETTGVAPWVITFADMVTLLMVFFILLYAMGSIEEEKFRQIRESLRSALGTEQLPELGTREGLDVIKDLATAQMDDQTIHAVDEVGAMVSKEIKEITSEVEDFIYKNKLSGQVQVSQGERGAIITISDVVLFPPGKARMTYKGRETLKDVFDLLKQFNYDVKIEGHTDDTPIRTDRFPSNWELSSGRAAEVARMLIAEGFPPEKLSVEGFAEYRPKVPNTSAKNRAINRRIEIVYQRGSIRKRMVNLLNR
- a CDS encoding rhomboid family intramembrane serine protease codes for the protein MIPLHDENPTRTFPIFTIGLIAANTLVFFWELSLAREGTQFITEYGLVPYQLTNRPLENYPNIFSSMFMHAGLGHLAGNMLYLWIFGNNIEDQLGKLRFVLFYLTCGALAAAAHVSAELDSTIPMVGASGAISGILGAYLMLFPFSRVKTLVFLGFFITIVRIPAIFLLLLWIGLQVLNNMAAGPDGGGVAWLAHIGGFIVGAVLIHPFRMSARTG
- a CDS encoding SUMF1/EgtB/PvdO family nonheme iron enzyme, with protein sequence MSESEDTPILRPESEAPKASARPEESPEWVIEVYRRQMLRQVSEELNGILGEGREADRFIEPVLLDNNPVRFRQSLHEQVFPTPREITENLLDVSPTKVFLEAPSGMGKSTFLKVYQERMLKAETPEEYPVPVICDLARLPDGSGFGQFYPMFYREVMDVVLREQDEQEDLVIKEELLGRTVERLVWTGQILFLLDGFEQMLPEDRFRFYMDVIVDGDALKDNFILIATRPVGFGPLATTSIVRRGQDASFRVRIQPVEEKQRKGFLPESMWKENLGHLALYFPETLQVPYVLHMVKEAASDESAGVRNRSQVYRYWTTQHLKSRFPKKGKEWIEDAFRQLEQVSYRLIKEGKNQRQETVNTGFDKALLSDCAPARNVLLEEDDILPGFDGLLAWNHKRWEFRHPSLQEYFSGRKLAELPDWRDLVKERCRDPKWYDVFQFFGGELKEGTDELIDLLIEHGAVFLAGQVLPEIEGISESRLLLVNQLLKYQCRETYPQFAKNRVVRVEQVVDAYGADSLRPVLDRLLQRDRRDSRILFSVLELVCSLHGIALGEVVDAQDWERVRLLPELKTYFAESKDPQIVDRNVVQKWSECVTVPAGPFIYQDERDDEDRIGMREYALMKYPVTNALFRQFDPNFVPRFPAYSLDDDQPAIGINYYEATMFALWLGMRLPTEKEWEKASRGPNGLDYPWGEAMGYQEGYCNTADFVVGRTTPVTQYEEGSSPYGCYDMAGNVWEWCVQFHSSKFTTQKIVRGGSWLNYMVQAKCTFRNSFDPADIYPAVGFRCTSLPFTEIDEEDEDEE
- a CDS encoding competence/damage-inducible protein A, which codes for MKNKYDIPQAEIVAVGNELLNGLVSDTNSTFICGQLRMHGLQVGRISVVGDDADAIRSALDQALSRVDLVIVTGGLGATHDDITKDVLADYFGTPLVRDPKVEEMIRVFFEKRQRPVPDAALRQAEVPKDGRPLYNDQGTAPGLMFERGEQRVYVLPGVPREAEHLTRQYILPDVAPAGNLCLQQRMLWTTGLVESALWEMFGPVDELENLVQVASLPSHLGVRIHLTAYGENVEETSAKIEQAETLLEKVLSSYIYARDEQTMESVLGQLLVDRGETVAVAESCTGGLIGHRLTNIPGSSRYFLQGWLTYSNEAKVKSLGVDAALVERHGAVSEEVARAMAEGARQCAGTDWAVSVTGIAGPDGGTATKPVGLTYIAVAGKTLTSCQKFVFPQDRLRNKERAAQAALNLLRLHLIGLK
- a CDS encoding HD-GYP domain-containing protein, translating into MEAKEYQKKIIGIGRGLQNENKRLQADLKEASRKNLQLEAKNEQIEALNEDLIRTFRATVNMLTNIIELHQASHRGHPQRVEKMSDFVAQKLQMSPHQIQHIRTAARLHELGIVSQPANGNGHAKKENPSGPPRVHHTHLAEMLLRQFPGFDPTAQIIRHLYENVDGSGIPEGLSGEMIPIGSRIVSAASFYDHARVSHPGESPAAVMKLLEKEKGTRYDEEIVSLLGEFVHSSLFKDIDTIECTVFTLQEGMQLAADLYSRSGTSVLRKGAMIDKSTLSNVLRFNNLDPIVSTIKVRKV